The following coding sequences lie in one Rutidosis leptorrhynchoides isolate AG116_Rl617_1_P2 chromosome 6, CSIRO_AGI_Rlap_v1, whole genome shotgun sequence genomic window:
- the LOC139853975 gene encoding 3-oxoacyl-[acyl-carrier-protein] synthase I, chloroplastic-like: MEAQALFQFTPLLVYTERKKSLLVNIKSRQRTNTKHCRVLAFNAPLSAPSRQKDPKKRVVIIGMGVISLLGNNVDTFYERLLNGENRVALIDKFDASMLPTKFGGQIRDFNANEYIDENDDERLDHFLSYPIVSVKKALELASLDVHQRSKIKKERSGVILGSGLGTLSIFSQDWDSLVESGYLKIPACLRSFNANKAGAILATTLGFMGPNYTISAVCATSNYCLCAAANHIRGGEADLMIAGGTDDSFSNFGVASLSATRALSTRNDEPKTASRPWDKDRDGFVVGEGAGVLVMESLEHAMKRDAPIFSEFLGGSLNCDAYHITNPRPDGFGVSSCMQNCLVNAGVSVEEEVSYINAHGTSTVVGDVAEAKAINEVFKSNKTIKVNSTKSIIGHCLAAAGGMEVIATIKAIQTGWLHPTINQFNLESVVEFDIVANEKQQHEIDVAISNSFGFGGHNSVIAFSAFRP; encoded by the exons ATGGAAGCTCAAGCTTTATTCCAGTTCACACCTCTTTTGGTGTACACAGAGCGTAAAAAGTCTTTACTCGTAAATATCAAATCACGACAACGTACAAACACCAAACACTGCCGTGTTTTAGCATTCAATGCCCCCCTTAGTGCCCCATCACGACAAAAAGATCCAAAAAAGCGAGTCGTGATTATTGGTATGGGTGTTATCTCGCTTCTTGGAAACAATGTCGATACATTCTACGAGAGACTCTTAAATGGGGAAAACAGAGTCGCGTTAATAGATAAATTTGATGCTTCAATGCTTCCCACCAAGTTTGGTGGTCAGATTCGCGACTTCAACGCAAATGAGTATATTGACGAAAACGATGATGAGAGACTTGATCATTTTCTGAGTTATCCCATTGTTTCTGTCAAAAAAGCTCTTGAACTTGCTTCCCTTGATGTTCATCAACGTTCCAAG ATAAAAAAGGAACGCTCTGGTGTAATTCTTGGATCAGGATTGGGAACTCTCTCCAtattt agccaaga TTGGGATTCTTTGGTAGAGAGTGGTTATCTTAAAATTCCAGCTTGTTTGCGTTCTTTTAATGCAAATAAGGCGGGAGCCATACTTGCTACTACTCTTGGATTTATGGGACCAAACTACACGATTTCAGCTGTGTGTGCGACATCTAACTATTGCTTATGTGCTGCTGCAAATCATATTCGTGGAGGGGAAGCTGATTTGATGATCGCTGGAGGTACTGATGATTCGTTTAGTAACTTTGGTGTGGCATCTCTTTCAGCTACTAGAGCATTATCCACAAGAAATGATGAACCCAAAACAGCTTCCAGACCATGGGACAAAGATAGAGATGGGTTTGTCGTAGGTGAAGGTGCTGGAGTTCTG GTGATGGAGAGTTTAGAACATGCTATGAAAAGGGATGCACCGATATTTTCTGAATTCTTAGGAGGTTCCTTGAATTGTGATGCTTATCATATAACTAATCCGCGACCAGATGGGTTTGGTGTTTCATCTTGTATGCAAAACTGCCTTGTGAATGCAGGTGTCTCGGTAGAGGAGG AAGTAAGCTACATTAATGCACATGGAACTTCTACTGTGGTGGGGGATGTGGCCGAGGCAAAGGCTATCAACGAAGTATTTAAGTCCAATAAAACAATTAAAGTTAATTCCACCAAG TCTATAATCGGACATTGTTTAGCAGCAGCCGGAGGTATGGAAGTAATTGCTACAATTAAAGCAATTCAAACAGGATGGTTGCATCCTACTATTAATCAATTC AATCTTGAATCTGTAGTAGAATTTGACATCGTTGCAAATGAAAAACAACAACATGAAATCGATGTTG CCATATCAAATTCGTTCGGTTTTGGAGGACACAACTCTGTTATAGCCTTCTCTGCATTCAGACCTTGA